The DNA segment CAGCTGATTCATAATCTATTTATCTTAGGGCTCTTTGCAGTTGGCTGCTGGTTGATTTTTTTAAGCCGTAATCAACAAAAAAGAAAAAGAAGAATGCCTTTAGTTGTTGGAATCTTTTTAACAGCTTTTGCGTTAATGTCGTTAGCCGGTTTTTGGTATATGTTAATTGTAGCGGTTATCTTCCTTTATCTAAATTACGGAAAAGTATTTTCGAAAATGGATTCTTTTAATTTTCAGCAAGCTCCATGGAATGAAAAAGAAATTGTAGTTGTTGAAACAACTGATAGTTTGCCAAAGAATGCCAAGCGCTTTAAACGAAATTGGTTAGGAAACGAAAGAATAGGCAACTCAATATATGAATGGGATGATATTAATTTTTCTATTTTTATGGGAGACACTATTATTGATCTAGGAAACACTATTCTCCCTAAAAATGAAAGTTACATTGTTATTCGAAAAGGGTTTGGGAAAACACGTGTTTTGGTTCCAAATGGTATTGGTATAATGATTGAACACAGTGCCATTAAAGGGAAAATTGCATTTGAGGAACAACAGTATGTTTTGGAGAATGAATCTATTAAAATGTACAGTAAATATTATGAAGACCAAGCTAGGACATTAAAGATTGTAACAAACGTTTTAGTTGGAGATTTAGAGGTGATCGCAATATGAAGCAAAAAGTCATTCGATCCCTTTTTTTCTCTAGTAGTATCATTATATTTATGTTGTTTTTTGTTATTATAGCCAGTTACAGCTTTGCTTATTCTCCTGAAAGTTGGTATTTGGATATTTTTACAACACGTTTTTTTTACATCCCTTTTATTGGGTATTTACTGGCTGTATCAGCAGCGATTGGTCTAGGTGTTACACTGGGTGTTTATTATCTGAACAAACGCCAGTGGGAGCAAATAGAAGAGACTCTTCACACTCTTGTGAAGGGAGACTATTCAAAAGAGACATTTGATCAACTACTTGCTAAAAATGAAGAGGATTATTTTTTTTCTGATGAATTGAAAAGAGCGCTCGTAGATATTCGTGAAAAACTAGTGACTTTAGCTAATGAAGTACAAATCAATAGCAATTCAGCCAATTCTATTAATGGACAGACGAAAGAAGAAATTTTGGTGTCTGAACGTAGTCGTTTGGCACGAGAATTACACGATTCAGTCAGCCAACAACTGTTTGCAGCGATGATGATGTTGTCTGCTTTAAATGAGCAAATGGATGAGTCAAGCGGAGCCTTACAAAAACAAGTGAAATTAATAGAATCCATTGTAAATGAAGCTCAAGCTGAAATGCGAGCCTTATTGCTTCATTTAAGGCCCGTTAATTTAGAAGGAAAGTCATTGAAAAAAGGGATCGAGCAACTGTTAAATGAGCTCCGTACCAAAATTCAAATTGAATTAAAATGGGATATTGAGGATGTTTCACTAACAAATGGAATAGAAGATCATCTTTTTCGTATTGTTCAAGAGCTTCTTTCAAATACACTGCGCCATTCAAAAGCAAAAGAGTTAGAAGTTTACCTACATGTAATTGATCAATCTGTCTTATTGAGAGTCATTGACGATGGAATTGGATTCAATACCACTGAAAATAAGGCTGGAAATTATGGGTTGCAGAATATTAATGAACGAGTAATCGGAATGGGTGGAACATGTAAAATTATCAGCTTTAGAAATAAGGGCACAAGTGTTGAAATAAAAATACCGCTTATGAATAAAATCGAAAAAGGGGCAGGGATGATATGATTAAAGTATTATTAGTGGACGATCATGAAATGGTTCGATTAGGTGTTTCTTCTTATTTATCTATTCAAAGTGATATAGAGGTTATAGGAGAAGCTGAAAATGGGAAAGTTGGATTTGAAAAGGCAATGGAGCTTCGTCCAGATGTTATCTTGATGGATTTAGTGATGGATATAATGGATGGCATCGAGTCAACAAAAGCTATAATGAAAGAATGGCCTGAAGCAAAAATTGTCATTGTAACCAGTTTTATTGATGACGAAAAAGTTTATCCTGCATTGGAAGCAGGAGCTTCCAGCTATATTTTAAAGACGTCGACAGCGAGTACAATTGCGAATGCGATTCGCTCTACATACAAGGGTGAAACGATTCTGGAACCGGAAGTAACCGGAAAAATGATGGAACGTCTAACTAAAAAACATGTTCACCAATTACATGAGGATCTAACGAATCGTGAACAAGAAATTCTAATGTTGATTGCTCAAGGCAATTCTAACCAAGAAATTGCTGACGCACTTTTCATAACACTTAAAACCGTTAAAACGCACGTTTCTAATATATTAGCTAAGTTAGAAGTAGAAGATCGGACGCAAGCAGCTATTTATGCTTTTAAACATCACCTTATTGAGTAAAGTAAGGTAAACAAGTACAATCAAGTTGATAGGAATTATGATAGAGTTAAGGATAAGAAAGTTGGTGAACAAATGAAAAAAAACTTTGCAGTTATTGGTTTAGGTCGTTTTGGGAGCAGTATTTGTCGAACACTTGTAGAAAGTGGGCATGATGTATTGGCGATTGATTCTAGTGAAGATAAAGTAAATGAATATATGAATATAGCAACTCATGCAGTTGTCGCAAATGCTCAAGATGAGAGTGTTTTGAGATCACTAGGTATTAGAAACTTTGATCATGTCATTATAGCTATTGGTGAGGATATTCAAGCAAGTATATTAATTACCTTAATGATTAAAGAAATGGGCAATCCATATATTACAGCTAAAGCTCAAAATGAATACCATGGAAAAGTACTAGAAAAAATAGGAGCCGATCATGTTATCCATCCTGAAAGAGATATGGGCATTCGAATCGGTCATCATTTAGTTTCACGAAATGTAGTAGATTATTTAGAATTATCGGATAAGTATTCATTAGTTGAATTAAAAGTAACCAACCCAAAATTTTTTAATAAGACACTTCTAGAATTAAATTTTAGACAACGTTATGGATTAAATGTTATTGGAATTCGAAGAGGGCAAGAGATGATTATTTCTCCTGCAGCTGATGCGTTTATTCAGGTGAATGATACACTCATGATTGTTGGCGGTATTAAAGAAATTGATTGGTTAGAAAATCAAATGCCATAGAGATACGTTCAATAAAAACCAAAAGATGTTGGTGCATCTTTAATTATGGTACTATTAATAAGGATAATAAGTTCTTATGAGAGGAGGAATCACAGAGAAATCTTACTGTGAAACTTACTATGAAAATTGAAATAACAGATAGTGCTAAAGAATGGTTTGAAAATGAGGTAGGTCTTGAAAAGGGAAATGGAGTTCGTTTTCTGGGAAAAGTATATGGAAGTACTGAAGTCCATGAAGGATTCTCGGTCGGAATGGAAGTAACTCAGCCAGTTGACGTCTTAGCGGAGACCATGGTTAATGGG comes from the Carnobacterium sp. 17-4 genome and includes:
- the liaF gene encoding cell wall-active antibiotics response protein LiaF → MKNNWKWFLLIESLLLIVSLYQLIHNLFILGLFAVGCWLIFLSRNQQKRKRRMPLVVGIFLTAFALMSLAGFWYMLIVAVIFLYLNYGKVFSKMDSFNFQQAPWNEKEIVVVETTDSLPKNAKRFKRNWLGNERIGNSIYEWDDINFSIFMGDTIIDLGNTILPKNESYIVIRKGFGKTRVLVPNGIGIMIEHSAIKGKIAFEEQQYVLENESIKMYSKYYEDQARTLKIVTNVLVGDLEVIAI
- a CDS encoding sensor histidine kinase, which translates into the protein MKQKVIRSLFFSSSIIIFMLFFVIIASYSFAYSPESWYLDIFTTRFFYIPFIGYLLAVSAAIGLGVTLGVYYLNKRQWEQIEETLHTLVKGDYSKETFDQLLAKNEEDYFFSDELKRALVDIREKLVTLANEVQINSNSANSINGQTKEEILVSERSRLARELHDSVSQQLFAAMMMLSALNEQMDESSGALQKQVKLIESIVNEAQAEMRALLLHLRPVNLEGKSLKKGIEQLLNELRTKIQIELKWDIEDVSLTNGIEDHLFRIVQELLSNTLRHSKAKELEVYLHVIDQSVLLRVIDDGIGFNTTENKAGNYGLQNINERVIGMGGTCKIISFRNKGTSVEIKIPLMNKIEKGAGMI
- a CDS encoding response regulator transcription factor, with amino-acid sequence MIKVLLVDDHEMVRLGVSSYLSIQSDIEVIGEAENGKVGFEKAMELRPDVILMDLVMDIMDGIESTKAIMKEWPEAKIVIVTSFIDDEKVYPALEAGASSYILKTSTASTIANAIRSTYKGETILEPEVTGKMMERLTKKHVHQLHEDLTNREQEILMLIAQGNSNQEIADALFITLKTVKTHVSNILAKLEVEDRTQAAIYAFKHHLIE
- a CDS encoding potassium channel family protein; its protein translation is MKKNFAVIGLGRFGSSICRTLVESGHDVLAIDSSEDKVNEYMNIATHAVVANAQDESVLRSLGIRNFDHVIIAIGEDIQASILITLMIKEMGNPYITAKAQNEYHGKVLEKIGADHVIHPERDMGIRIGHHLVSRNVVDYLELSDKYSLVELKVTNPKFFNKTLLELNFRQRYGLNVIGIRRGQEMIISPAADAFIQVNDTLMIVGGIKEIDWLENQMP
- a CDS encoding HesB/YadR/YfhF family protein, coding for MKIEITDSAKEWFENEVGLEKGNGVRFLGKVYGSTEVHEGFSVGMEVTQPVDVLAETMVNGVTYFIDKNDEWFFSGYDLQVNYDKEREEPIYHFIEH